Proteins found in one Solitalea lacus genomic segment:
- the corA gene encoding magnesium/cobalt transporter CorA, which translates to MGAVVNCAAYADGRRVANVELNAINQILQQPDKFIWIGLHEPGEEILERVQDEFNLHDLAIEDAHTAHQRPKIETYGESLFIVLRTAQMNSEEHCIDFGETHFFLGHNFIISVRHRSTLSYAEVRARCESTPHLLRKGPGFALYAVMDSIVDQYFPVIDALERELEILEENIFKKKTSRETTAQIYWLKRELLSVKRAVSPLIDVCNRLTRFDLELISEDTRPYFRDIYDHVLRINEMVDTGRELLNNVLDANFSMISISQNEVSKKFAGWAAIIGVPTMIAGIYGMNFKFMPELDWQFGYPLALALTLGSCMILYLFFKRSGWL; encoded by the coding sequence ATGGGAGCAGTTGTTAATTGTGCGGCTTATGCCGACGGCCGACGGGTGGCAAACGTTGAACTCAACGCAATCAATCAAATTCTCCAACAGCCCGATAAGTTTATCTGGATTGGGCTTCACGAGCCTGGTGAGGAAATACTTGAACGGGTGCAGGATGAGTTCAATCTGCATGATCTTGCCATTGAAGATGCTCATACGGCCCATCAACGGCCTAAAATTGAAACATACGGTGAATCGCTGTTTATTGTTTTACGCACTGCACAAATGAACAGTGAAGAGCACTGCATTGATTTTGGCGAAACCCACTTCTTTCTTGGGCATAACTTTATCATTTCTGTGCGTCACAGGTCAACGTTATCATACGCTGAAGTACGAGCCCGTTGTGAGAGCACGCCGCATTTGTTGCGCAAAGGACCTGGTTTTGCTTTATATGCAGTGATGGATTCGATTGTTGACCAATATTTTCCTGTGATTGATGCGCTGGAACGGGAGCTCGAAATACTTGAAGAGAATATTTTTAAAAAGAAAACCAGTCGCGAGACTACAGCCCAGATTTACTGGCTCAAGCGTGAATTGCTAAGTGTTAAACGTGCTGTTTCACCACTGATTGATGTCTGCAACCGGTTAACGCGGTTTGATCTAGAGCTGATTTCTGAGGATACCCGTCCGTACTTCCGTGATATTTATGATCATGTTCTTCGCATTAACGAGATGGTTGATACTGGAAGGGAGCTTTTGAACAATGTCCTCGATGCCAATTTTTCCATGATTTCTATTTCACAGAATGAAGTGTCGAAGAAATTTGCCGGCTGGGCAGCCATCATCGGAGTGCCCACCATGATTGCCGGTATTTATGGCATGAACTTCAAATTTATGCCCGAATTAGATTGGCAATTCGGATACCCGCTCGCTTTGGCCCTCACTTTAGGTTCGTGCATGATACTCTACTTATTTTTTAAACGATCGGGATGGTTATAG
- the fmt gene encoding methionyl-tRNA formyltransferase, translating to MRIVFMGTPDFAVASLDILVQNNYDIAAVVTVPDKPAGRGQQLSESAVKKYAVEKGLKVLQPEKLRNPEFTSELQSLNADLFIVVAFRMLPEIVWSMPPKGTFNLHGSLLPQYRGAAPINWAVINGEKETGVTTFFLKHEIDTGNIIFNAKTPITDEDNAGSVHDRLMGIGAELVLKTVKAIESNAANPISQEQVISDLGLQQANLLHAPKIFKDDCKINWNQSTEKIFNFIRGLSPYPTAFTELNGLSLKLFKVDKELVQHNDTPEKVISDGKKFLKFATTDGYINVLELQLQGKKRMGVEEFLRGYRI from the coding sequence ATGAGGATAGTTTTTATGGGCACTCCTGATTTTGCGGTTGCCTCTTTAGATATTTTAGTACAAAACAATTACGACATAGCAGCAGTTGTTACCGTACCCGACAAGCCTGCCGGCAGAGGGCAACAGCTCAGTGAATCAGCGGTAAAAAAATACGCAGTAGAGAAAGGGTTAAAAGTCTTGCAACCTGAAAAACTGCGCAACCCTGAGTTTACCAGCGAATTACAGTCATTAAATGCTGATTTATTTATTGTGGTGGCCTTTAGAATGTTACCAGAAATAGTATGGAGCATGCCTCCTAAAGGCACTTTTAATTTGCATGGCTCTCTTTTGCCTCAGTATCGGGGTGCTGCACCAATTAACTGGGCAGTAATTAATGGCGAAAAAGAAACGGGAGTTACCACATTTTTCTTAAAACATGAAATTGACACTGGCAACATAATTTTCAACGCTAAAACGCCAATTACGGATGAAGACAATGCGGGATCTGTTCATGACCGCTTAATGGGAATTGGCGCTGAACTGGTGTTAAAAACTGTAAAAGCCATTGAATCGAACGCGGCTAACCCGATAAGCCAAGAGCAAGTTATTTCTGATCTTGGTCTTCAGCAAGCCAACCTTCTACATGCGCCTAAAATTTTTAAAGACGATTGTAAGATCAACTGGAACCAATCGACAGAGAAAATATTCAACTTTATTCGTGGATTAAGTCCATATCCTACTGCATTTACTGAACTAAATGGTCTAAGTCTGAAGCTATTTAAAGTTGACAAGGAGCTTGTTCAACATAACGATACACCTGAAAAGGTAATCTCGGATGGCAAAAAGTTTTTGAAGTTTGCCACTACAGATGGATATATTAATGTATTGGAACTACAACTTCAAGGTAAAAAACGAATGGGAGTTGAAGAATTCCTGAGAGGATATAGAATCTAA
- a CDS encoding glycosyltransferase family 39 protein has product MTENNSSWLTRNAVIVLVVIIKFLQLFLVSGSYGFHRDEFLYLAEGDHLAWGYLEVPPLVPLLAFVTKTIFGTSIFAVRLFPALFGAMIVGLTGLIARQMGGKRYAEILACCLVLFSSAFVRTSVLFQPVIVELFFWTMYAYLIVRYLNERSDSMLIYLGIAFGLGMMTKYSSAFFILSTLIAFIITPERNVFGKRNFWIAVLIAFLIFLPNLIWQYSYNFPVWHHMQELRETQLTNVNTLDFLKDQLVMNLTVLPIWIIGFIALLFSPLLSKYKVIGLTAFFVVFILMLTSGKSYYTLGIYPMLLAAGAVKIEQWLDGKVSYWFRPVVVIIPALLLYRLLPICIPYLPVPKMIAFGERMQKKGIDGPWRWEDGHIHDLPQDYADMFGWDEVAQKVAKVYHSLPIEEQKQTVIFCDNYGFAGAVHHFNQSVKLNLPPVQSLNASFMLWLPEKLDFKTMIYVDWVKNYDAGAFKLFNSVKKVGELTNKHAREYGTGIYLLQQPVSNIDTLVAAAIKEEKSFLTKN; this is encoded by the coding sequence ATGACTGAAAACAACAGCTCCTGGTTAACTCGTAATGCGGTTATCGTTCTAGTCGTTATAATCAAATTTCTACAACTCTTCTTAGTGTCAGGCAGTTATGGGTTTCATCGCGATGAATTTTTATACCTTGCAGAAGGCGATCATTTAGCTTGGGGATACCTTGAGGTGCCTCCATTGGTTCCTTTGCTGGCGTTTGTCACCAAAACTATTTTTGGTACGTCAATTTTTGCTGTACGGCTTTTTCCGGCATTGTTTGGGGCAATGATTGTAGGGCTGACGGGGCTTATTGCCCGTCAAATGGGAGGGAAGCGTTATGCCGAAATATTAGCATGTTGCCTGGTTTTGTTTTCTTCTGCATTTGTAAGAACCAGTGTTTTATTTCAACCTGTAATTGTTGAGTTATTCTTTTGGACAATGTATGCCTACTTGATTGTAAGGTATCTAAATGAAAGATCGGATAGCATGTTGATTTACCTTGGAATAGCTTTCGGTTTAGGTATGATGACCAAATATTCCTCAGCATTTTTTATCCTGTCTACCCTCATTGCTTTTATAATAACTCCAGAACGTAACGTATTTGGTAAACGAAATTTTTGGATCGCAGTTTTAATTGCTTTTTTAATTTTCCTTCCCAACTTGATTTGGCAGTATAGCTATAATTTTCCGGTATGGCATCATATGCAAGAACTAAGGGAAACTCAATTAACCAATGTAAATACGTTAGATTTTCTAAAAGATCAGCTTGTCATGAACCTAACGGTACTCCCAATCTGGATCATTGGTTTTATCGCTCTTCTGTTTTCTCCATTATTATCAAAATATAAAGTAATTGGGCTCACGGCTTTCTTCGTTGTTTTTATTTTGATGTTAACGAGCGGAAAAAGCTATTACACGCTTGGTATTTATCCAATGCTGTTAGCTGCCGGAGCCGTTAAAATTGAACAATGGTTAGATGGAAAGGTTAGCTATTGGTTTCGACCTGTTGTTGTAATTATTCCAGCATTGTTGCTTTATCGGTTATTACCAATATGTATCCCTTATCTTCCTGTTCCTAAAATGATTGCTTTTGGTGAACGAATGCAAAAAAAAGGAATTGATGGTCCGTGGCGTTGGGAAGACGGGCATATTCATGACCTTCCGCAAGATTATGCAGACATGTTCGGTTGGGACGAAGTGGCCCAAAAAGTGGCAAAAGTTTATCATTCTCTTCCAATAGAGGAACAAAAACAAACCGTGATTTTTTGTGATAATTATGGTTTTGCCGGAGCCGTTCATCATTTTAATCAAAGTGTGAAATTAAACTTGCCGCCGGTTCAAAGCCTGAACGCGAGCTTTATGTTATGGCTGCCTGAAAAACTTGATTTTAAAACCATGATTTATGTTGATTGGGTTAAAAATTATGACGCAGGAGCCTTTAAACTCTTTAATTCAGTAAAAAAGGTGGGTGAGTTAACTAACAAACATGCCCGTGAATATGGTACAGGTATTTATCTGCTTCAACAACCTGTTTCAAATATTGATACCTTGGTTGCTGCTGCCATTAAAGAAGAAAAATCATTTTTAACAAAAAATTAA
- a CDS encoding aminotransferase class IV produces MRHFINYNGEILPEEQPLFTAKNRAFRYGDSLFESVRMINGELKFLEYHVERLQEGMKRLYFSNHKVFTAEFLNDQVHQLAKSNKIFDQARVRISVFREGGGLYTPEINTGTFVIEMQKLEEPAYEINKKGVIIDLYDDVRKNFNPLSGLKTGNSLPYILAAVYKQQKGLDDVILLNDEGYLVEGISSNLFLVKNGEFYTPALTEGCVAGVMRRVILAMGLHTGLKFHELKIRPEALRDADEIFLTNAAQGIRWVVGYQEKRFFNNYSKMLTDMLNRFSI; encoded by the coding sequence ATGCGTCATTTCATTAATTATAATGGGGAGATACTCCCAGAAGAACAACCTTTGTTTACCGCTAAAAATAGGGCTTTTCGCTACGGAGATAGCCTTTTTGAAAGTGTAAGAATGATTAATGGGGAATTGAAATTTCTGGAGTATCATGTTGAACGCCTGCAGGAAGGCATGAAGCGATTATATTTTTCTAATCATAAGGTGTTTACGGCCGAGTTTTTAAATGATCAAGTACATCAGTTGGCCAAGAGCAATAAGATTTTTGATCAGGCACGCGTTCGGATTTCTGTTTTTAGGGAAGGGGGAGGACTGTACACTCCTGAAATTAACACGGGAACTTTTGTAATTGAGATGCAGAAATTGGAGGAGCCGGCTTATGAGATTAATAAGAAAGGGGTGATTATTGATTTGTATGACGATGTCAGAAAGAATTTCAATCCTTTATCGGGCTTAAAAACCGGGAACAGTTTGCCTTATATTTTGGCGGCAGTTTACAAACAGCAAAAAGGCTTGGATGATGTGATTTTACTAAATGATGAAGGGTATCTGGTTGAAGGTATTAGCTCCAACTTATTTTTGGTAAAGAATGGCGAATTTTATACTCCTGCTTTAACTGAAGGCTGTGTTGCCGGAGTAATGCGAAGAGTAATACTGGCAATGGGTCTGCATACCGGATTAAAGTTTCATGAATTAAAAATACGTCCGGAAGCATTACGTGATGCCGATGAAATATTCCTGACTAATGCTGCACAGGGTATCCGTTGGGTTGTAGGCTACCAGGAAAAGCGGTTTTTTAATAATTATTCCAAAATGTTAACTGACATGCTGAATCGGTTTTCAATATAA
- a CDS encoding RluA family pseudouridine synthase: MLENEEYNEEEFNEPEGASDLYEHFRIVVDKGQSLLRIDKFLMNRLENFSRNRIQNSIDAGNVLVNEKPVKASYKVKPLDEISIVMPHPPRDTEVYPEDLPIEIVYEDNDLLIVNKAAGMVVHPGYGNYTGTLVNALVYHFQQLPTLPGNDGRPGLVHRIDKDTSGLLLISKNEWAMTHLARQFFDHSITRKYLALVWGDLTEDGTITGYIGRSAKDRRVQDMFDTEEKGKWSVTHYRILERLNYVTLIECELETGRTHQIRAHMKSIGHPLFNDETYGGNKILKGTVFGKYKQFVENCFELLPRQALHAKTLGFIHPTKKEYIHFDTELPSDFKAALDKWRKYAAQREE, encoded by the coding sequence ATGCTTGAAAACGAAGAATACAACGAAGAAGAGTTTAATGAGCCTGAAGGGGCCAGCGACCTTTATGAGCATTTCAGGATTGTGGTTGATAAAGGGCAATCGTTGTTGCGTATTGATAAATTTTTGATGAACCGGTTGGAGAACTTTTCCCGTAACCGGATTCAGAATTCTATAGATGCAGGTAACGTACTGGTTAATGAAAAACCGGTAAAAGCAAGTTATAAGGTAAAGCCTTTGGATGAGATATCAATTGTAATGCCTCACCCACCCCGAGATACGGAGGTGTATCCGGAAGATTTACCTATTGAGATTGTTTATGAAGATAATGATCTGTTGATTGTTAATAAGGCTGCCGGCATGGTTGTTCATCCTGGGTACGGAAATTATACCGGTACATTGGTGAATGCATTGGTATATCATTTCCAGCAGCTACCAACACTGCCGGGCAATGATGGCCGGCCTGGTTTGGTTCATCGTATTGACAAAGATACTTCTGGGCTTTTGCTTATCTCAAAGAATGAATGGGCAATGACACATTTGGCCCGCCAGTTTTTTGATCACTCTATCACCAGAAAATACCTTGCTTTGGTTTGGGGCGATTTGACCGAAGATGGTACCATTACTGGATACATTGGTAGAAGCGCAAAGGATCGTCGTGTACAGGATATGTTTGATACCGAAGAGAAAGGGAAATGGAGTGTAACACATTACCGTATTCTGGAGCGCCTGAACTATGTTACACTAATTGAGTGTGAGTTGGAAACAGGTCGTACACATCAAATAAGGGCTCATATGAAAAGTATTGGTCATCCGTTGTTTAATGATGAAACTTATGGAGGCAATAAAATTTTAAAAGGTACCGTTTTTGGTAAGTACAAGCAATTTGTTGAGAACTGCTTTGAGCTTTTGCCTCGCCAGGCTTTGCACGCTAAAACATTGGGATTCATTCATCCTACAAAAAAGGAGTACATTCATTTTGACACGGAACTGCCTAGTGATTTTAAGGCTGCTTTGGACAAATGGCGGAAGTACGCTGCCCAAAGGGAAGAATAG
- a CDS encoding DUF6588 family protein, with protein sequence MIKTFTKLFVITTSLVLGSLNLFAQDEVVNVLKAKEDAGKLAQAYLNPFLKGFGTGLNNGWFQTAKTHGLGRFDITITPSVSFVPTEGRSFDLKTLGLSSNVRYSQTNTFSPTLMGDNNEGPEVAVYGKHPVTGNDAELAKFRLPQGLGFHVAPAPMAQVSVGLIKGTEVGVRFIPALNMGDAGNIKLFGFGIKHDVKQWIPGMKLLPFDLSVMAAFTNLTYRKGTELTPDQGALPKSEVYNQSTANQRLEFTSKGFMTNAIISKKISVLTVFGGVGYQSTTSEVGLLGKYPITTGVNAVGNKTYEIVTDPISFSNRESSSMNLTGGFRLKFAVFTFHASGTLAKYPTANAGIGFNFDWK encoded by the coding sequence ATGATTAAAACCTTTACAAAACTATTTGTAATAACTACTTCTTTGGTTTTGGGCAGTTTAAATCTATTTGCCCAGGATGAAGTGGTAAACGTATTAAAAGCTAAAGAAGATGCTGGTAAACTTGCCCAGGCTTATTTAAATCCATTTTTAAAAGGTTTCGGAACTGGTTTAAACAATGGCTGGTTTCAAACTGCTAAAACCCATGGATTAGGCCGTTTTGACATTACCATCACTCCAAGTGTAAGTTTTGTTCCAACTGAAGGTCGTTCATTTGACTTGAAAACACTTGGACTTTCATCAAATGTTAGATACAGTCAAACCAATACTTTTTCGCCAACCTTAATGGGCGATAACAATGAAGGACCTGAGGTTGCTGTCTATGGCAAACATCCTGTAACCGGCAACGATGCGGAGCTGGCAAAATTTCGCTTACCTCAAGGATTAGGGTTTCATGTGGCTCCTGCCCCAATGGCGCAAGTTTCAGTGGGTTTAATTAAAGGAACTGAAGTTGGTGTACGTTTTATCCCTGCTCTTAATATGGGCGATGCCGGCAATATCAAACTTTTTGGTTTCGGCATTAAACATGATGTCAAGCAATGGATCCCAGGCATGAAGCTTCTTCCTTTTGATTTAAGTGTAATGGCTGCATTTACCAATCTTACTTATAGAAAAGGAACAGAGCTTACCCCTGACCAGGGAGCTTTACCCAAGTCAGAAGTTTATAATCAATCAACAGCTAACCAACGTTTAGAATTTACCAGCAAGGGCTTTATGACTAATGCTATCATCTCTAAGAAGATATCTGTTTTAACAGTATTTGGAGGCGTTGGTTACCAAAGTACAACATCGGAAGTGGGACTATTAGGAAAATATCCGATTACAACCGGAGTTAATGCTGTCGGTAATAAAACTTATGAAATTGTAACAGACCCTATTTCATTCAGCAACCGCGAAAGCAGCAGTATGAATTTAACTGGTGGTTTCCGTTTGAAATTTGCTGTATTCACTTTCCATGCTAGTGGAACTTTAGCTAAATACCCAACCGCAAATGCTGGTATAGGCTTTAATTTCGACTGGAAATAA
- a CDS encoding 1-aminocyclopropane-1-carboxylate deaminase/D-cysteine desulfhydrase — protein MHIYSPVEELKDDLFDQKQVRVFIKRDDLIHPFISGNKWRKLKYVLADARSLDKTHLVSFGGAYSNHLLALACAGAMFNFKTTGIVRGDEPRILNHQLFLCKQFGMELQFVSREKYRQKEDLYNDRFGNDAQTYFIDEGGAGSLALPGCAEILNELHENYDHIFLACGTGTTLAGIALGAAQQHLTTRIEGVAVLKGADFLYTDIQQLIGSEATYTLHLDYHQGGYAKTNPGYLNWLYSFNKKGLLLDHVYTGKMMYAVFDLIQKDYFKPGSKILTIHTGGLIGLLGLADKVQID, from the coding sequence ATGCATATTTACAGCCCTGTTGAAGAATTGAAAGATGATCTGTTTGATCAAAAGCAGGTTAGAGTTTTTATTAAACGTGACGATCTAATACATCCTTTCATTTCGGGCAATAAATGGCGTAAGCTGAAATATGTATTAGCCGACGCCAGAAGCTTAGATAAAACTCATTTAGTTAGCTTCGGCGGTGCCTATTCCAACCATTTGCTGGCACTAGCCTGTGCCGGAGCAATGTTCAATTTCAAAACCACCGGTATTGTAAGGGGAGATGAGCCGAGAATATTAAACCATCAGCTGTTTCTATGCAAACAGTTTGGAATGGAGCTGCAATTTGTATCGAGGGAAAAGTATCGACAAAAAGAGGACTTGTACAACGATCGATTCGGTAATGATGCCCAAACATATTTTATTGATGAAGGTGGGGCTGGTAGCCTTGCACTTCCCGGATGCGCTGAAATCCTTAACGAGTTACATGAAAACTATGACCATATTTTTCTGGCCTGCGGAACAGGGACCACATTGGCCGGAATTGCTCTAGGTGCGGCACAGCAGCATTTAACAACTCGAATAGAAGGAGTTGCAGTTTTAAAGGGAGCAGATTTCTTATATACCGATATTCAACAGCTCATAGGAAGCGAAGCGACATATACTCTTCATTTGGATTATCATCAAGGCGGTTATGCTAAAACCAACCCAGGTTATCTGAACTGGCTTTATTCATTCAATAAAAAAGGCCTTCTACTTGATCATGTTTACACGGGCAAAATGATGTATGCTGTTTTTGACCTTATTCAAAAAGATTATTTCAAGCCTGGTTCTAAAATACTCACAATCCACACCGGAGGTTTGATTGGACTTTTAGGCCTTGCCGACAAAGTTCAAATTGATTAA
- the lat gene encoding L-lysine 6-transaminase has product MYQLKITPNDVHETLSKHIQADGFDLIFDLQKSHGCYIYDSKYNRTLLDFFTCFASVPLGYNHPKMINDEEFKKNLLMAAIINPSNSDVYTQQYAEFVETFARVGIPDYLPHAFFISGGTLAVENALKTAMDWKVQKNFKKGHRVEKGFKVIHFEQSFHGRSGYTLSLTNTLPDKTKWFAKFDWPRIVNPKLSFPYSDEKHEQVIEKELLAINQIKQAFIDNPDDICAIIIEPIQSEGGDNHFRKEFLEKLREQCDENDALLIYDEVQTGVGLTGRFWAHEHFGEYARPDILAFGKKMQVCGILAGGKVNEVETNVFNVPSRINSTWGGNLADMVRSTKVMQIIEEDHLLENSIVVGNYLHECLYNIVEYTDKISNVRGRGLMNAFDFPSKEMRDKFIKIGMEYNTMFLGCGDRSIRFRPALMMGHKHIDEGMETIRNILKNL; this is encoded by the coding sequence ATGTACCAATTGAAAATAACACCAAATGACGTTCATGAAACATTAAGTAAGCATATTCAGGCTGATGGTTTTGATTTGATATTTGATTTGCAGAAAAGCCATGGATGCTACATTTATGATTCAAAATACAACCGTACGCTTCTTGATTTCTTTACCTGTTTTGCATCTGTACCATTAGGGTATAATCATCCTAAGATGATAAACGATGAAGAGTTTAAGAAAAACCTGTTAATGGCTGCAATTATCAATCCGTCCAATTCTGATGTATATACCCAACAATATGCAGAGTTTGTTGAAACCTTTGCACGTGTAGGCATTCCTGATTATTTGCCTCATGCATTTTTCATTTCTGGCGGAACATTAGCCGTGGAAAACGCCTTAAAAACTGCTATGGACTGGAAAGTCCAGAAAAACTTCAAAAAAGGTCACCGTGTTGAAAAAGGTTTCAAGGTAATCCATTTTGAACAATCATTTCACGGTCGTTCCGGCTATACTTTAAGTTTAACCAATACGCTTCCGGATAAAACCAAATGGTTCGCCAAATTTGACTGGCCACGAATTGTAAACCCAAAACTAAGTTTCCCTTATAGTGATGAGAAACACGAACAAGTAATTGAAAAAGAACTGTTAGCTATCAACCAGATTAAACAGGCTTTCATTGATAATCCAGATGATATTTGCGCCATTATTATTGAACCTATTCAGTCTGAAGGAGGAGACAATCATTTTCGTAAGGAGTTTTTAGAAAAATTACGCGAACAGTGTGATGAGAATGATGCCTTGCTAATTTATGATGAAGTGCAAACCGGCGTTGGATTAACAGGCAGATTTTGGGCCCATGAGCATTTTGGGGAATATGCGCGTCCTGATATTTTAGCATTTGGAAAGAAAATGCAAGTTTGCGGTATTTTGGCCGGCGGAAAAGTAAATGAAGTTGAAACTAATGTATTTAATGTTCCTTCTCGTATCAATTCAACTTGGGGCGGCAACCTAGCTGATATGGTTCGATCGACCAAAGTAATGCAAATTATTGAAGAGGATCATTTGTTAGAGAACTCGATTGTTGTGGGCAACTACCTGCATGAATGTTTATACAACATTGTAGAATATACTGATAAAATAAGTAACGTTCGCGGCCGTGGCTTGATGAATGCGTTCGATTTCCCCTCTAAAGAAATGAGAGATAAGTTCATTAAAATAGGTATGGAATATAATACAATGTTCCTTGGATGCGGTGATCGTTCAATACGTTTCCGCCCTGCATTAATGATGGGACACAAACATATTGATGAAGGAATGGAAACCATCAGAAATATTTTAAAGAATCTATAA
- a CDS encoding TlpA disulfide reductase family protein codes for MRAQILLITLLVLLPFPLFAQDEVVIPYKIKGYLEGIGNGKVYLYSYDKSKGLRVDSTRADNGDFVFSGVVLEPVLTYLLARSEYYSSAVSFKKQTPLQFFLENGYTFMIEGRYGTLDKAMVSGGLINADYKRYLNAIQLANGEKNVVESKLKNASDEDQLTLKKELKKANDKLFLQTIQFIKRNPNDLLSAWLIGNVVYKTSSMQVVEQCYNSLSAEVKQSAWGKKLYTQLYAYKTMQKGTMAPDFARKGVDGKDVYLSGFRGKYVLLNFWTSWCVTSRKDNIMLNNLVEQYSDKNLQLINVSLDKNLDNWVNAIRSDKLLGANVNAFFKDKEGKLAASYNVRTLPLQVLIGPDGKIIGRYNSAENLHKSLDSVLK; via the coding sequence ATGCGCGCTCAAATACTTCTAATTACGCTGCTGGTTTTGCTGCCTTTCCCTTTATTCGCTCAGGATGAAGTGGTGATTCCCTACAAAATAAAAGGATACCTTGAAGGCATTGGTAACGGTAAAGTGTATTTGTATTCCTATGATAAAAGTAAAGGTTTAAGAGTTGATTCCACCAGAGCCGATAATGGCGATTTTGTCTTTTCCGGAGTAGTATTGGAACCTGTACTGACCTATTTGCTGGCTCGGTCTGAATACTACTCATCAGCCGTCAGCTTCAAAAAGCAAACTCCTTTACAGTTCTTTCTTGAAAATGGCTATACCTTCATGATTGAGGGGCGGTACGGCACGCTGGACAAAGCGATGGTTAGCGGAGGTTTAATTAATGCAGACTATAAGCGTTACCTGAATGCAATACAATTAGCAAATGGGGAAAAAAATGTGGTGGAGAGTAAACTTAAAAATGCTTCCGATGAAGACCAACTTACCCTGAAAAAAGAGTTAAAGAAGGCAAATGATAAATTGTTTTTGCAAACAATACAATTTATTAAGCGCAACCCCAATGATTTATTGAGCGCTTGGTTAATTGGTAATGTTGTGTACAAAACGAGTTCGATGCAGGTGGTGGAGCAATGTTATAATTCACTTTCAGCTGAGGTAAAGCAATCTGCATGGGGTAAAAAGCTTTATACTCAACTCTATGCCTATAAAACCATGCAGAAAGGAACTATGGCTCCTGATTTTGCCCGTAAGGGTGTTGATGGGAAAGATGTATATCTTAGTGGATTCCGTGGCAAGTATGTGCTATTGAATTTCTGGACCTCGTGGTGTGTAACGTCTCGTAAAGACAACATCATGTTGAATAATCTTGTTGAACAATACAGCGATAAAAATTTGCAATTGATTAACGTTTCTTTAGACAAAAATCTGGACAATTGGGTTAATGCCATTCGGTCGGATAAATTGTTAGGTGCTAATGTGAATGCCTTTTTTAAAGATAAAGAAGGCAAGCTGGCGGCAAGTTACAACGTTCGTACATTACCTTTGCAAGTACTCATTGGACCTGATGGAAAAATTATTGGTAGGTATAATAGTGCTGAAAATCTACACAAAAGCTTAGACTCTGTGCTAAAGTGA
- the bshB1 gene encoding bacillithiol biosynthesis deacetylase BshB1, with protein sequence MKLDILVFAAHPDDAELCCSGTIALHIKQGKKVGVVDLTRGELGTRGTSETRAAEAKESSAMLGLSARENLGFADGFFANDKTHQLEVIKMIRKYRPEIVLANSLADRHPDHGRGGQLVRDAAFYSGLRKVNTSIEGEIQHEWRPKAIYHYMQDRLFVPDLIVGFGQEEMDKKVASLKAFKTQFFNPEDQSGEPQTYISTPEFFESVIGRARELGKPIGAPYGEGFEVEKVVGVKDLFNLF encoded by the coding sequence ATGAAACTTGATATACTAGTTTTTGCTGCTCATCCCGATGATGCAGAATTATGTTGTTCTGGAACTATTGCTTTGCACATAAAACAGGGAAAAAAAGTTGGTGTTGTTGACTTGACACGCGGAGAATTAGGAACCAGGGGTACATCTGAAACCAGAGCAGCTGAAGCAAAGGAGTCTTCAGCTATGTTGGGTTTAAGTGCTAGGGAAAATCTTGGTTTTGCAGATGGATTCTTTGCAAATGATAAGACTCATCAGCTCGAAGTAATCAAAATGATTCGTAAATATCGCCCTGAAATTGTGCTTGCCAATTCTTTGGCTGATCGTCATCCTGATCATGGTAGGGGAGGCCAATTGGTGCGTGATGCTGCTTTTTATTCCGGATTACGAAAAGTTAACACTTCTATTGAAGGAGAGATTCAACATGAGTGGCGCCCTAAAGCTATATATCATTACATGCAAGACCGTTTGTTTGTACCTGATTTAATTGTTGGGTTTGGACAGGAAGAAATGGACAAAAAAGTCGCTTCATTAAAGGCTTTTAAAACACAGTTTTTTAACCCTGAAGACCAGTCGGGTGAACCTCAAACCTATATTTCAACTCCTGAGTTTTTTGAATCTGTTATCGGCCGTGCACGCGAGTTGGGTAAACCGATTGGAGCTCCATATGGAGAAGGTTTTGAAGTTGAGAAAGTGGTGGGAGTAAAAGACTTGTTCAATCTGTTTTAA